The following DNA comes from Vicinamibacterales bacterium.
GCGTCCGCACGAACAACCCGTCGCGCGTCACCGCCGGACTCGCGAGCGCCATCTCGCCGAGGCTGTTCCTGCCGATCTCTTCATAAGTATCGCCCGGACGGATGACGAACGTGTCCCCCTCCTCGCTGAGGAAGAACACCTTGCCGCCGCACGCCCAGGGGGACGCCGAGAAGGTATTGCCCACGCCGCCGACGCGCGCCTTGTACAGCTCCTTGCCGGTTTTCGCGTCGAACACCTGGAGCACGCCGGTGTCGTTCACCGCGTAGACGCGGCCGCCGAAGACGAGCGGCGACGACGTATAGGCCGACGCGCGCGGCTGGAACCAGGCCACGAACTGGCTGGCCGCGGCGCCCGGCGCGAGCGAGATGTCGCCGCTCCCGCCCGGCCGGATCGCGAACAGCGGCCGGTTCGCCTCACCCTGCGACCCGGTGCCGATGTAGAGCAGCCCCTCGCCTTCCGTCGGCGTCGGGTTCGCCTGGGTCAGCCCTTTCAGCCGCCACAACTCCCTGCCGTCGAGACCGTAGCTGATCGCGAGCTGCGGCCCGATGGTGACGATCTCCGTGCGCACCGCGTTCACCCAGACGAACGGCGTCGACCACCCGGACAGGATCCGGCCGAGGCCGGTGCGCGGCGTCCTCCAGATCTCCTTGCCGCTCTTGGCGTCGATCGCGGCGATGAACGACCGTTTCTCGTTGTCGTCGACGATGTAGACGCGCCCGTCGTGCACGACCGGAGACGCGGCGGTGCCGAAGTCGAGATAGCGCGGCTGCGGATCGATCTCGTAGGTCCACAGCGGCGTGCCGTCCATCGTGAAGGCGAACAGACCGATGTTGCCGAACAGCGCGTAGACGCGCTCGCCGTCGGTCGCCAGCGTTTCGGACGCATACGT
Coding sequences within:
- a CDS encoding PQQ-binding-like beta-propeller repeat protein — protein: MHLTLSWALTALITAFVPAPVPPDATWPQFRGPAGRAVSTVTTLPASWSTTINVAWTTEVPGRGWSSPIVWGDQVMLTSAVGKGAFKQPSPGIYGNDYVAELQKQGLGEQQIMEKLRARDLESPQEIGELQFMVYSFDVRTGRLRWARQAHTGLPVGGRHRKNTYASETLATDGERVYALFGNIGLFAFTMDGTPLWTYEIDPQPRYLDFGTAASPVVHDGRVYIVDDNEKRSFIAAIDAKSGKEIWRTPRTGLGRILSGWSTPFVWVNAVRTEIVTIGPQLAISYGLDGRELWRLKGLTQANPTPTEGEGLLYIGTGSQGEANRPLFAIRPGGSGDISLAPGAAASQFVAWFQPRASAYTSSPLVFGGRVYAVNDTGVLQVFDAKTGKELYKARVGGVGNTFSASPWACGGKVFFLSEEGDTFVIRPGDTYEEIGRNSLGEMALASPAVTRDGLFVRTQSRLYRIR